The Enhydrobacter sp. sequence CTCGGCGAGGTTTTGATCGGCGATCTGGTTCTCACGCTGCAGGTGGACCATCGCCAAGAGGCCGCGATCGCCGTTCACGAGGTGGTAGCCGAAATAGCCGAACACCGTGGCGAAGATCACAGGGGCCAAAATCTGTCGTGGTCTCAACAACATATGCTGCTTACCTGAAAGATAAGGCAACATATGTTGTGGTAAAGTCAAGATCATTCAGTCAGCGCGATCCGTACGCGCCTGTTGTGGCGGCCCTTGTTGTCGACCTTGAGGATGCGGATGGACGGCGAACCGCCGGTCGACGCAAGGTGCGTTCCGCCACAGGCCTGGCGATCGAGGCCCACGATCTCGACGACCCGGATCCTGCCGTCCGGTGTCGGTGGCGGTGCGACCGAGCGGCTGCGGATCAAGCCGTGCTCGGCCTGAGCCTCGTGCATCGGTACGTAGACGAAGCGCAGCGGTATGTCCTGACGGATCAAGTCGTTGATCGGCCCTTCGAGCGCGCGCAATCGGTCGTTGTCGGCAGCGGGCACGTCGAAATCCATGCGCGCCGTGCCGTCGTCGGCCATCTGAACGCCCGTGACGAGGGCGCCATCGAAGGCCTGGAAGACGAGCGCATTCAGGATGTGCGTGTCGGTATGGAGCTGGCGCATCCGACGCCGGAAGTGCGGATCGACGACGGCTTCGACGGCGCCGGCGACTTCGTCCGGTGCATCGAGCAAATGCCAAAGCTTGCCCGCCGACAGCTCGAAGCCTGTGACCTTCGCCTCACCGCCCTTCCATCGAAGAAGGCCGCGATCGGCGAGCTGCCCTCCTCCGCCGGGATAGAACGGCGATTGCGCCAGCGCCACTCGGCCGGGCCGCGCGTCGACAACCTCCGTCCCGAGCGACAGGGTCTCCGGATGATCATGGCAATAGAGATGCATACGCGCTCGATACTGCCGGCAATCCCGGACGTATTGGCAAAAATTGCCTACGCGGCTGCGGCCCGGGCGAACTGGAGCGGGGTGATGCCGTAGCAGCGCTTGAAGTGCCGGTTGAGCGCGCTCTGGTCGTAGAATCCGACCGCCGCCGCGACCTCGGCGGGCGCCGACGACTGTCGCAGCTGTCGGCAGGCCATGCCGAGCCGGATCTGGGTCAGATAGGCGTGCGGCGCGAGGCCCACCGTCCGCTTGAAGAGGCCGATGAGCTGGAAAATCGTGAGGCCGACATGCTGGGCGAGATCCTCCAGTCGAAGCTCGGTGGCATATTCGGCCCGCATGCGTTCAGCGACCCGCGCGAACAAAGCGCGGTCGCGCGGTGCCGGTTCGATGCGGCTTCTGCCGCTTCCGTGCCTCTGGAAGAGCTTGCCGAACGATCCGATCAGGAGCTCGTGCTCGCGGAAGACATCGCGCCCCTGCTCGATCGCGCGATGCATCGCAAGGAACCCTTCGATCAGATCGCGATCGCCGAAAAGATTGCGCGTGAAGTACGGCACCGAGTCTACGCCGAGGCCCGCAGCCACCTGGTCGAGGGCGGCCTGGGTCAGGTACATGCCGCGATATCGCCACCGCTTGCTCCAGCCCATCCAACCCGCATGCGGCTCGGCCGGATTGAAGACGAACAGCGTCGAGGGATGCGCCTCCTCGACCTCGCCGCGGCTCCGAATGATGGAACCACCCTGCTCCGTGACCGCGACCACGAGTGCGTCATGCACATGGGGCGGATAGTCGTGGGTCGTGAAGTCGGCGCAGAGAAGACTGAGGCCGGAGAGATGTCGGTCCCACCAGTACTGGGTCGAGTTGCGGAGATCGCGGCGCGCCATGCCGTCACTCAAATGCCGGTGCCTCGGCCTGTCAACGCGCACCCGAGCAATTTCTGCCAATACCGTCGAAATCCTTCTCGCTAAAGGGGATGGAGAACTCCCTGGAGCACACTCGCATGATCGCTCGTCTTTGGCGCGGCTGGGCGCCGGCCTCCACCGCCGACACCTATGAGCGACATGCTACCGGAGCCGTGTTCCCTTCGCTTGGCCGGCTCACGGGCCATCGCGGCGCCTGGTTGCTGCGGCGCGAGACCGGGGACCGGACCGAGTTCATCGCGATGACACTCTGGGACTCGCTCGGCTCGATCAAGGCTTTCGCCGGCGACGATATCTCGACGGCCATCGTCGAACCCGAAGGCCGGGCCGCTCTCTCGAGCTTCGACGACTTCGCGACCCACTACGAGATCGTTCTTCGCACCGGCGTCATTCCAGGCGCGGCGAGGAATCTTTGATCGACAGCTACAGCCCGCGCAGGATCAACTTGCCGGCGTAGCGGGCCTGGGTGCCGAGCTGCTCCTCGATGCGCAGGAGCTGGTTGTACTTGGCGAGCCGGTCCGAGCGCGACAGCGACCCGGTCTTGATCTGGCCGCAGTTGGTCGCCACCGCGAGGTCGGCGATGGTCGAATCCTCGGTCTCGCCCGAACGGTGCGACATCACGGCGCCGTAGCTCGCACGCTGCGCCATCGACACGGCTTCCATGGTCTCGGTGAGCGTGCCGATCTGGTTCACTTTCACCAGGATCGCGTTGGCGAGCCCATTCCGAATGCCATCGGCGAGCCGCTTGGGGTTGGTGACGAAGAGGTCGTCGCCCACGAGCTGAATCTTCCCGCCGAGCTTGTCGGTGATCGCCTTCCATCCCTTCATGTCGTCCTCGGCCATGCCGTCCTCGATCGAGACGATCGGATAGCGGCTGACGAGGCCGGCGTAGTAGTCGACCATGCCGCCGGCATCGAGCGACTTGCCCTCGCCTTCGAGCTCGTACTTGCCGCCCTTGAAGAACTCGGTCGAGGCCGGATCGAGCGCCAGCACGACGTCCTCGCCCGGCCTGTAGCCGGCCTTCTCGATCGCCTTCATGATGAAGGCGAGCGCCGCGTCCGCCGTCGCGAGGTCGGGCGCGAAGCCGCCCTCGTCGCCGACATTGGTGTTGTGACCGGCGTCCTTGAGCTGGCCGCGC is a genomic window containing:
- a CDS encoding alanyl-tRNA editing protein, translating into MHLYCHDHPETLSLGTEVVDARPGRVALAQSPFYPGGGGQLADRGLLRWKGGEAKVTGFELSAGKLWHLLDAPDEVAGAVEAVVDPHFRRRMRQLHTDTHILNALVFQAFDGALVTGVQMADDGTARMDFDVPAADNDRLRALEGPINDLIRQDIPLRFVYVPMHEAQAEHGLIRSRSVAPPPTPDGRIRVVEIVGLDRQACGGTHLASTGGSPSIRILKVDNKGRHNRRVRIALTE
- a CDS encoding AraC family transcriptional regulator; the protein is MARRDLRNSTQYWWDRHLSGLSLLCADFTTHDYPPHVHDALVVAVTEQGGSIIRSRGEVEEAHPSTLFVFNPAEPHAGWMGWSKRWRYRGMYLTQAALDQVAAGLGVDSVPYFTRNLFGDRDLIEGFLAMHRAIEQGRDVFREHELLIGSFGKLFQRHGSGRSRIEPAPRDRALFARVAERMRAEYATELRLEDLAQHVGLTIFQLIGLFKRTVGLAPHAYLTQIRLGMACRQLRQSSAPAEVAAAVGFYDQSALNRHFKRCYGITPLQFARAAAA
- a CDS encoding antibiotic biosynthesis monooxygenase; this encodes MIARLWRGWAPASTADTYERHATGAVFPSLGRLTGHRGAWLLRRETGDRTEFIAMTLWDSLGSIKAFAGDDISTAIVEPEGRAALSSFDDFATHYEIVLRTGVIPGAARNL
- the eno gene encoding phosphopyruvate hydratase translates to MSAIVDIRAREILDSRGNPTVEVEVELETGAMGRAAVPSGASTGAHEAVELRDGDKKRYGGKGVRKAVGAVNGEIMDLLSGLDALDQIKIDRALIELDGTPNKGRLGANAILGVSLAVAKAAAMDSGLPLFRYVGGSQASVLPVPMMNIINGGAHADNPIDIQEFMIMPVKADRFADALRMGSEVFHALRGQLKDAGHNTNVGDEGGFAPDLATADAALAFIMKAIEKAGYRPGEDVVLALDPASTEFFKGGKYELEGEGKSLDAGGMVDYYAGLVSRYPIVSIEDGMAEDDMKGWKAITDKLGGKIQLVGDDLFVTNPKRLADGIRNGLANAILVKVNQIGTLTETMEAVSMAQRASYGAVMSHRSGETEDSTIADLAVATNCGQIKTGSLSRSDRLAKYNQLLRIEEQLGTQARYAGKLILRGL